The following is a genomic window from Geobacillus subterraneus.
TAGAACCGCTCCTCTCATGGGCGCCGCTGTTTTCAGTCGGGCTCGGCTGGGTTGTCCCTGCGCTGATTGGCGCTGCGCTTGGCTTGATGATCGATCGGCCGTCCGCAACGAAACGGAAACATGCGGCGTAAAGGGCTGACTCAAAAGGTCATGTACGCCCGGTCGGGGGAATAATATGAATATAAAATCCGTCTGATGTATATATATGGAAGAAGGGAGGATGCCTCGTTGCTTTTGGGGCATTCTCTTTTTTGTGTGGAAAATAGTTTTTTGTTCGAGCAACGGGGCGGAACCCGTGAAAACCGGCAGGCGATTCGATATAATGAGGACAAGCGACGATCGCCGCAATGGATGAAAAGGTGTGAGGAATCGTGAAGATAGCGATTGCGGGAACGGGATATGTTGGACTTGTGACCGCGGCTTGTCTGGCCGATAAAGGGCATGATGTGACATGCGTCGATGTGAACGAAGAGAAAATTCGCCTATTAAATGAAGGGATCGTCCCGATTTATGAGCCGGGGCTTGACTCGCTTATTCAGCGAAACGGCGTTCGCCTTCGCTTTACGACCAACGATGTGGAAGCGTATCAACGGGCGGAAGTGATCATGATCGCCGTCGGCACGCCGCCGCAGCCGGACGGGTCTGTGCGGCTTGATGATGTATGGGGCGCATTGCGACGCATCGCCGGGGCGGCCGAACGCGATTGCCTTGTCGTTATCAAGTCGACCGTGCCCGTCGGCACTGGCGATGAAGCCGCCCGTTTTTTGGCGGAAAACGGACGGCCGGAGGTGAAATTCGACGTCGTATCCAACCCGGAGTTTTTGTCGCAAGGAACGGCAGTGCGCGATACACTGCAGGCGCCGCGCATTGTATTGG
Proteins encoded in this region:
- a CDS encoding branched-chain amino acid transport system II carrier protein, with product MALLFTGMFSLYDGLKTIGLETAWLEPLLSWAPLFSVGLGWVVPALIGAALGLMIDRPSATKRKHAA